DNA sequence from the Candidatus Hydrogenedentota bacterium genome:
GCGCTCGCAGTGACGGGGGGAGTCGTGGCGGAAACGAGATTGCCGCGCTGCGCGTGGTCCGGGTGCTGGGCGTCTGATTTCCTACGGGGCAGGCCGAAGGGTGACTTCCCTCACGCCCGTCTTTTCCGCCCCGGGAACGGACACCGTGCCGGCGCCCCCCCATTTTCCGCCGGAGGCCTCCTCCTCCAGGACCCAGCCGTCCGGAAGGTGGAATTCCGAGGCGGGCGCCGGGGTCTTCTCCTCGGTCCACTGAACGTGCATTGCCCCCCCGGGCTCCGCCATCCGAACCGCCACCGGAAACCCGCCCACCCGCAGGGGGGAGGGGCGGTTCAGGGAGGGCAGATACGCCGTCTTCTCCATGCCCCGATGGTATTCCCAGTAGAACTCCCCGCAGGTGTTTGCGGCCAGCAGGCCCGTCATGAGCGCGGCCGCGTCGGCACACCGGTCGTTCCCGTAGAAGGCGCCCCATTCCCCCACCAGCAGGGGCATTCCCATCCGATGCGCCTCGGCGGCGCGGTTACGCATCATGATCTCCAGCCGCGCCCGGCTCGGGGCGTGGGCAAGGGGGGTGTCCAGCACGATGTCGTAGAAGTGGGGCATGTACGCCTGGAAGGGATCCCGCATGCCCTGGTCGTCCGTGAGGGGCTCCAGGGCGGACACCGCGCCGACATTGGCGACCACGCACGGCTCCAGGAAGAAGATGCCCGTGGGATGGACCTCCCGGACCGCCCGGCGCACGCGCTGGTACATGGGCAGCAGGTGTTCCCGCTCGAAGGCCTGCATGGCCGGGGTCACGGCGGCCAGGAACCGCTCATAGCGGACCGGGTCTTCAGCAAGCTCCAATAACCAGGAGGGGTAGGGGTCTTCTTTCAAGCTCTCGAAGAAGGCCAGAGGATTCCGCGGCAGGTCCGCGCCGCGCAG
Encoded proteins:
- a CDS encoding cellulase family glycosylhydrolase, whose protein sequence is MPSSRFLVIVFFAATLCGAAFPSSPAVSVDGDRLVDPEGRTVYLRGMNVGSKSPKNRHLSWQTPEDFQRLRSWGMTAVRYMIFWSAVEPAPGEYDEEYLRGVDERIAWAREAGLHVILDMHQDLYGPAIPGGNGMPAWATLDDGLPHRTVGGVWSTAYFVSPKIHRAFDHFWQNAPGPDGVGIQDRFALAWRHVAARYRDEPAVIGFDMLNEPFIGSDIRRVGWAVWMALPDILRGADLPRNPLAFFESLKEDPYPSWLLELAEDPVRYERFLAAVTPAMQAFEREHLLPMYQRVRRAVREVHPTGIFFLEPCVVANVGAVSALEPLTDDQGMRDPFQAYMPHFYDIVLDTPLAHAPSRARLEIMMRNRAAEAHRMGMPLLVGEWGAFYGNDRCADAAALMTGLLAANTCGEFYWEYHRGMEKTAYLPSLNRPSPLRVGGFPVAVRMAEPGGAMHVQWTEEKTPAPASEFHLPDGWVLEEEASGGKWGGAGTVSVPGAEKTGVREVTLRPAP